From a region of the Cucumis sativus cultivar 9930 chromosome 6, Cucumber_9930_V3, whole genome shotgun sequence genome:
- the LOC101207836 gene encoding glucomannan 4-beta-mannosyltransferase 9 isoform X2, producing METLSLETPLPVTALQGTAADTSFQVIRLICEAIKSVIVVPLLRGAVYICLTMSLMLLIERVYMGIVIGLVKLFKRKPEKRYKWEPMEDDLELGNSVYPMVLVQIPMYNEKEVYQLSIGAACDLSWPSDRIIIQVLDDSTDPTVKGLVEKECERWASKGITIKYEIRDNRNGYKAGALKEGLKRSYVKLCDYVVIFDADFQPEPDFLRRTVPFLIHNPKIALVQARWKFVNANECLMTRMQEMSLDYHFTVEQEVGSSTYAFFGFNGTAGVWRIAALNEAGGWKDRTTVEDMDLAVRASLKGWKFLYLGNIQVKNELPSTLKAFRYQQHRWSCGPANLFRKMVVEIITNNRVTTWKKVHVIYSFFFVRKVVAHINTFIFYCLVLPATVLVQDVEVPKWGYVYIPAIITLLNSVGTPRSFHLLVYWILFENVMAMHRTKGTIIGLLEASRVNEWIVTEKLGDASKPKSTDLRTPLIATPRLRIGERC from the exons ATGGAGACGCTTTCATTGGAGACTCCTCTTCCGGTGACAGCATTGCAAGGAACCGCCGCCGACACGTCGTTTCAAGTAATTAGATTGATTTGTGAAGCCATCAAATCTGTAATTGTCGTTCCTCTGCTCCGAGGGGCGGTTTACATTTGTCTTACAATGTCGTTAATGCTGCTGATTGAAAGGGTTTATATGGGGATTGTCATTGGTTTGGTGAAACTCTTTAAGAGAAAACCAGAAAAGCGCTACAAATGGGAGCCCATGGAAGACGATCTCGAGCTTGGCAACTCTGTTTATCCCATGGTTTTAGTTCAAATCCCAATGTACAATGAAAAAGAG GTTTATCAGCTTTCAATCGGAGCTGCCTGTGACCTCTCATGGCCGTCAGATCGAATCATTATTCAAGTTCTTGACGATTCCACAGATCCAACAGTGAag GGATTAGTGGAGAAGGAATGTGAAAGATGGGCAAGCAAAGGAATAACGATAAAGTATGAAATAAGAGACAATAGAAATGGATACAAGGCTGGAGCTCTCAAAGAAGGCTTGAAGAGAAGCTATGTGAAGCTATGTGATTACGTAGTAATTTTCGACGCTGATTTTCAACCCGAACCGGATTTCCTTCGTCGAACCGTTCCGTTTCTCATTCACAACCCCAAAATTGCCCTTGTTCAAGCACGTTGGAAATTTG TGAACGCGAATGAGTGCTTGATGACAAGGATGCAAGAGATGTCATTGGATTATCATTTCACTGTGGAGCAAGAAGTGGGCTCCTCCACTTACGCTTTCTTTGGTTTCAATG GGACAGCAGGTGTTTGGAGAATTGCGGCACTGAATGAGGCTGGTGGATGGAAAGATCGCACCACTGTTGAAGACATGGACTTGGCCGTCCGTGCCAGTCTCAAAGGATGGAAATTCTTATATCTCGGAAACATTcag GTAAAAAATGAACTCCCCAGCACATTGAAAGCCTTCCGTTACCAACAACACAGATGGTCATGTGGGCCGGCCAATTTATTCAGAAAGATGGTTGTGGAAATTATCACAAacaat AGAGTAACAACGTGGAAGAAAGTGCACGTGATATACAGTTTCTTCTTTGTGAGAAAAGTGGTAGCACATATAAACACATTCATATTTTACTGTCTTGTATTACCAGCAACAGTGTTAGTACAAGATGTTGAAGTTCCTAAATGGGGATATGTTTACATTCCTGCTATCATTACGCTTCTAAATTCTGTTGGCACTCCAAG gtcGTTTCATTTATTGGTGTATTGGATTCTGTTTGAGAACGTGATGGCAATGCATAGAACAAAAGGTACAATAATTGGATTGTTGGAGGCAAGTAGAGTGAATGAATGGATTGTCACGGAAAAATTAGGCGATGCCTCTAAGCCTAAATCTACTGATTTAAGAACACCCCTGATTGCAACTCCTCGCTTGAGAATTGGAGAAAG ATGTTGA
- the LOC101207836 gene encoding glucomannan 4-beta-mannosyltransferase 9 isoform X1: METLSLETPLPVTALQGTAADTSFQVIRLICEAIKSVIVVPLLRGAVYICLTMSLMLLIERVYMGIVIGLVKLFKRKPEKRYKWEPMEDDLELGNSVYPMVLVQIPMYNEKEVYQLSIGAACDLSWPSDRIIIQVLDDSTDPTVKGLVEKECERWASKGITIKYEIRDNRNGYKAGALKEGLKRSYVKLCDYVVIFDADFQPEPDFLRRTVPFLIHNPKIALVQARWKFVNANECLMTRMQEMSLDYHFTVEQEVGSSTYAFFGFNGTAGVWRIAALNEAGGWKDRTTVEDMDLAVRASLKGWKFLYLGNIQVKNELPSTLKAFRYQQHRWSCGPANLFRKMVVEIITNNRVTTWKKVHVIYSFFFVRKVVAHINTFIFYCLVLPATVLVQDVEVPKWGYVYIPAIITLLNSVGTPRSFHLLVYWILFENVMAMHRTKGTIIGLLEASRVNEWIVTEKLGDASKPKSTDLRTPLIATPRLRIGERVLMWELGVGMYLLLCGVYDIFFGKNQFYIFLFLQAITFFIVGFGYVGTYVPS, encoded by the exons ATGGAGACGCTTTCATTGGAGACTCCTCTTCCGGTGACAGCATTGCAAGGAACCGCCGCCGACACGTCGTTTCAAGTAATTAGATTGATTTGTGAAGCCATCAAATCTGTAATTGTCGTTCCTCTGCTCCGAGGGGCGGTTTACATTTGTCTTACAATGTCGTTAATGCTGCTGATTGAAAGGGTTTATATGGGGATTGTCATTGGTTTGGTGAAACTCTTTAAGAGAAAACCAGAAAAGCGCTACAAATGGGAGCCCATGGAAGACGATCTCGAGCTTGGCAACTCTGTTTATCCCATGGTTTTAGTTCAAATCCCAATGTACAATGAAAAAGAG GTTTATCAGCTTTCAATCGGAGCTGCCTGTGACCTCTCATGGCCGTCAGATCGAATCATTATTCAAGTTCTTGACGATTCCACAGATCCAACAGTGAag GGATTAGTGGAGAAGGAATGTGAAAGATGGGCAAGCAAAGGAATAACGATAAAGTATGAAATAAGAGACAATAGAAATGGATACAAGGCTGGAGCTCTCAAAGAAGGCTTGAAGAGAAGCTATGTGAAGCTATGTGATTACGTAGTAATTTTCGACGCTGATTTTCAACCCGAACCGGATTTCCTTCGTCGAACCGTTCCGTTTCTCATTCACAACCCCAAAATTGCCCTTGTTCAAGCACGTTGGAAATTTG TGAACGCGAATGAGTGCTTGATGACAAGGATGCAAGAGATGTCATTGGATTATCATTTCACTGTGGAGCAAGAAGTGGGCTCCTCCACTTACGCTTTCTTTGGTTTCAATG GGACAGCAGGTGTTTGGAGAATTGCGGCACTGAATGAGGCTGGTGGATGGAAAGATCGCACCACTGTTGAAGACATGGACTTGGCCGTCCGTGCCAGTCTCAAAGGATGGAAATTCTTATATCTCGGAAACATTcag GTAAAAAATGAACTCCCCAGCACATTGAAAGCCTTCCGTTACCAACAACACAGATGGTCATGTGGGCCGGCCAATTTATTCAGAAAGATGGTTGTGGAAATTATCACAAacaat AGAGTAACAACGTGGAAGAAAGTGCACGTGATATACAGTTTCTTCTTTGTGAGAAAAGTGGTAGCACATATAAACACATTCATATTTTACTGTCTTGTATTACCAGCAACAGTGTTAGTACAAGATGTTGAAGTTCCTAAATGGGGATATGTTTACATTCCTGCTATCATTACGCTTCTAAATTCTGTTGGCACTCCAAG gtcGTTTCATTTATTGGTGTATTGGATTCTGTTTGAGAACGTGATGGCAATGCATAGAACAAAAGGTACAATAATTGGATTGTTGGAGGCAAGTAGAGTGAATGAATGGATTGTCACGGAAAAATTAGGCGATGCCTCTAAGCCTAAATCTACTGATTTAAGAACACCCCTGATTGCAACTCCTCGCTTGAGAATTGGAGAAAG GGTTTTAATGTGGGAGCTTGGAGTGGGAATGTATTTGTTGTTATGTGGAGTTTACGATATTTTCTTTGGGAAAAACCAATTCTACATATTCCTCTTCCTTCAAGCCATAACATTCTTTATCGTCGGATTTGGATACGTTGGTACCTATGTTCCTTCTTGA